A section of the Styela clava chromosome 9, kaStyClav1.hap1.2, whole genome shotgun sequence genome encodes:
- the LOC144427350 gene encoding carboxypeptidase A1-like isoform X2 — protein sequence MMKNQFQHLFVLIKILLVLGSNTEEINYRGHQVWRIIPNSNEELDHLRNMGHAFQLDFWQDPIAVGSAVDVRVSPNHIEELKRSLETSGISKYKVHISDVQALIDDEKLGGKFNERASAGSLANFVYSEYHPPEEIHEWMDLVIAEHGEIARKEQYGVSYEGRPLYVLKFQKRSSMVNPKPVIFVDALIHCREWITAASLLFIFKEMLRNPKYTHMIDDADWYFVPMVNIDGYAYTWTGDRLWRKTRTTGASSQCDGVDANRNWDSYWSITSSPNPCQFDFHGTTANSEPEIRRLANYVLSLGKGRIDAYISTHSFSQLILYPYNYADILSKDDELLNTTGKKIHDAMKSVHGKYYEWGPGSTTLYPFSGTTTDWTYDVAEIVQSYTFELRDKGFYAFLLPADQIIPTGEEYLAGLEALLEYLKGIPSK from the exons ATGATGAAGAATCAGTTTCAACATCTATTTGTGCTTATCAAGATTTTGCTGGTTCTTGGTTCAAATACGGAAGAAATAAACTATCGTGG TCATCAGGTATGGAGAATCATTCCAAACAGCAATGAAGAATTGGATCATTTGAGAAACATGGGACATGCATTTCAG CTGGATTTCTGGCAAGATCCAATTGCAGTTGGCTCAGCAGTGGATGTTCGTGTGTCACCAAATCACATCGAAGAGCTAAAGAGATCGCTGGAAACCAGTGGGATATCTAAATATAAAGTTCATATATCTGATGTACAGGCACTTATTGATGACGAAAAGTTGGGGGGAAAGTTCAATGAGAGAGCTTCAGCTGGGAGCCTTGCTAACTTCGTTTACTCAGAGTATCATCCACCGGAAgaa ATACACGAATGGATGGATTTAGTAATAGCTGAGCATGGAGAAATAGCAAGAAAAGAGCAATATGGAGTATCGTATGAAGGTAGACCATTGTATGTACTGAAGTTTCAAAAACGATCCAGCATGGTCAATCCAAAGCCAGTTATTTTTGTCGATGCATTGATTCATTGCAGAGAATGGATTACAGCTGCGTCTCTCTTGTTCATATTTAAAGAG ATGCTCAGGAATCCAAAATATACTCACATGATTGATGATGCTGATTGGTATTTTGTGCCCATGGTGAACATAGATGGATATGCATACACCTGGACTGGG GATAGATTGTGGAGGAAAACACGAACGACAGGTGCGAGCAGCCAATGTGATGGCGTTGACGCTAATCGAAATTGGGATAGCTATTGGTCGA TTACTTCGTCTCCGAACCCTTGTCAGTTTGATTTTCATGGAACGACGGCCAATTCAGAGCCCGAGATACGTCGTCTTGCAAATTACGTTTTGAGTTTAGGAAAAGGGAGAATTGATGCCTACATATCTACTCACTCATTCTCACAGCTTATTCTTTATCCATACAATTATGCCGACATTCTCAGCAAAGATGACGAACTTCTG AATACTACAGGTAAAAAGATTCATGACGCAATGAAATCAGTTCATGGAAAATATTACGAATGGGGACCAGGATCAACAACATTGT ACCCATTTTCCGGTACAACCACAGATTGGACTTACGATGTGGCAGAAATTGTTCAATCTTACACATTTGAACTTCGAGATAAAGGTTTTTATGCGTTTCTGCTTCCCGCTGACCAGATCATTCCTACTGGAGAAGAATATCTCGCTGGACTGGAAGCTCTCTTAGAGTACTTGAAGGGAATCCCCAGCAaataa
- the LOC144427350 gene encoding carboxypeptidase B-like isoform X1 translates to MLAKSVKLSFVIKLVMYRALFILVAIYLDTSVATDTRYQDHQVWRIIPNSNEELDHLRNMGHAFQLDFWQDPIAVGSAVDVRVSPNHIEELKRSLETSGISKYKVHISDVQALIDDEKLGGKFNERASAGSLANFVYSEYHPPEEIHEWMDLVIAEHGEIARKEQYGVSYEGRPLYVLKFQKRSSMVNPKPVIFVDALIHCREWITAASLLFIFKEMLRNPKYTHMIDDADWYFVPMVNIDGYAYTWTGDRLWRKTRTTGASSQCDGVDANRNWDSYWSITSSPNPCQFDFHGTTANSEPEIRRLANYVLSLGKGRIDAYISTHSFSQLILYPYNYADILSKDDELLNTTGKKIHDAMKSVHGKYYEWGPGSTTLYPFSGTTTDWTYDVAEIVQSYTFELRDKGFYAFLLPADQIIPTGEEYLAGLEALLEYLKGIPSK, encoded by the exons ATGCTAGCAAAATCAGTTAAGTTATCGTTTGTGATAAAATTAGTGATGTATAGAGCTCTTTTTATATTAGTTGCAATATATTTGGACACTTCCGTGGCCACTGATACCAGATATCAAGA TCATCAGGTATGGAGAATCATTCCAAACAGCAATGAAGAATTGGATCATTTGAGAAACATGGGACATGCATTTCAG CTGGATTTCTGGCAAGATCCAATTGCAGTTGGCTCAGCAGTGGATGTTCGTGTGTCACCAAATCACATCGAAGAGCTAAAGAGATCGCTGGAAACCAGTGGGATATCTAAATATAAAGTTCATATATCTGATGTACAGGCACTTATTGATGACGAAAAGTTGGGGGGAAAGTTCAATGAGAGAGCTTCAGCTGGGAGCCTTGCTAACTTCGTTTACTCAGAGTATCATCCACCGGAAgaa ATACACGAATGGATGGATTTAGTAATAGCTGAGCATGGAGAAATAGCAAGAAAAGAGCAATATGGAGTATCGTATGAAGGTAGACCATTGTATGTACTGAAGTTTCAAAAACGATCCAGCATGGTCAATCCAAAGCCAGTTATTTTTGTCGATGCATTGATTCATTGCAGAGAATGGATTACAGCTGCGTCTCTCTTGTTCATATTTAAAGAG ATGCTCAGGAATCCAAAATATACTCACATGATTGATGATGCTGATTGGTATTTTGTGCCCATGGTGAACATAGATGGATATGCATACACCTGGACTGGG GATAGATTGTGGAGGAAAACACGAACGACAGGTGCGAGCAGCCAATGTGATGGCGTTGACGCTAATCGAAATTGGGATAGCTATTGGTCGA TTACTTCGTCTCCGAACCCTTGTCAGTTTGATTTTCATGGAACGACGGCCAATTCAGAGCCCGAGATACGTCGTCTTGCAAATTACGTTTTGAGTTTAGGAAAAGGGAGAATTGATGCCTACATATCTACTCACTCATTCTCACAGCTTATTCTTTATCCATACAATTATGCCGACATTCTCAGCAAAGATGACGAACTTCTG AATACTACAGGTAAAAAGATTCATGACGCAATGAAATCAGTTCATGGAAAATATTACGAATGGGGACCAGGATCAACAACATTGT ACCCATTTTCCGGTACAACCACAGATTGGACTTACGATGTGGCAGAAATTGTTCAATCTTACACATTTGAACTTCGAGATAAAGGTTTTTATGCGTTTCTGCTTCCCGCTGACCAGATCATTCCTACTGGAGAAGAATATCTCGCTGGACTGGAAGCTCTCTTAGAGTACTTGAAGGGAATCCCCAGCAaataa